From Halorussus lipolyticus:
GCGTCTTGGCGAGTGCGCCCGACTACCCCTTCTTCCTCGTCGGCGCGGCCATCGTCGGTACCGGGGCGGGCCTCTACCCGACCCCGGCTCGGGCGCTCGTCTCGGACCTGTTCGTGAAGCGCCGAGGACAGGCGTTCGGCCTCCACACGGCTTCCGGCGACGTTGGCGGTGCGGCCGCGGCCGGACTCGCAGTCGCGGCGCTGGCAGTCGCTGGCTGGCGGTCGGCCTACGCGCCAGTTCTGGCCGTCCTCGCAGGTGTCGCGCTGGCGCTCCACGTCTGGGGCCGCGAGGAGTACGACCGACCGGACCTCTCCCACGAGGCCGTGGTCGCCGGACTCGCCGACGCCCGCCGGACCGCCCGGCGGCTCTGGAAGAATCCTCGGTTTCGGTGGCTCCTGCTGGCCTACGCGCTCTACGCCTTCACGTGGCAGAGCGCGGCCGGGTTCCTGCCGACCTTCCTCCGGGTCTCGAAGGGGTTCCCGCCGGGCCTCGCCAGCGGCGGGTTCGCGGCCCTGTTTCTGGTCGGCGCGGCGGTCAAACCCCTCGCGGGGTCGCTCGGCGACCGGTTCCCCCGCGCCGGAGTGGCGGCGGGCGCGCTGGTCGTCGCCGCCGGGGCGCTCGCCGGTTTGCTTCTGGCCTCCGGGACGCTCCTCGCGGGCCTCGCCGTGGTCGTCTTCGCCAGCGGACTGATGGCCTACCCGCCGGTGATGCAGGCGCTGTTGATGGACACCTTTCCGGACGGAAGCATGGGCGGCGACCTCGGCGCGACTCGGACCGTCTACATCGGTCTCGGGAGTCTCGGCCCGAGTTACGTCGGGTTCGTCGCGGGCCGAGTCTCCTACACAGCGGCGTTCGCGGGCTTGTTGGTCTGTCTATTCGTGAGCGCCGGCATCGTGGTTCGACTGGCGCGGACGAGGTAGATTACCGAAGCCAGTTCTTCAGTCGCGCCAACAGTCCC
This genomic window contains:
- a CDS encoding MFS transporter: MSRGRAEESDADPDEQERLLTGYSGRLLLAVSLGWAAIQGGRLVLSPMLPAVMDDLAITEFQSGLAFTLLWGLYALCQYPSGRLSDNLTRKSLLVAGLSLVVAGFGVLASAPDYPFFLVGAAIVGTGAGLYPTPARALVSDLFVKRRGQAFGLHTASGDVGGAAAAGLAVAALAVAGWRSAYAPVLAVLAGVALALHVWGREEYDRPDLSHEAVVAGLADARRTARRLWKNPRFRWLLLAYALYAFTWQSAAGFLPTFLRVSKGFPPGLASGGFAALFLVGAAVKPLAGSLGDRFPRAGVAAGALVVAAGALAGLLLASGTLLAGLAVVVFASGLMAYPPVMQALLMDTFPDGSMGGDLGATRTVYIGLGSLGPSYVGFVAGRVSYTAAFAGLLVCLFVSAGIVVRLARTR